A stretch of DNA from Micromonospora sp. WMMD1155:
ACGATCTCGTGACCGACTCGCGCGCGGTCGGTCTGACGGTCCGTCTCGACGAGGAGGGTGACCGGTCGGCGCTGGCACCGGCCATGCGGCGCACCCTCTTCCGGGTGGTGCAGGAATCCCTGACCAACGTGCACAAGCACGCTCCAGGCTCGCAGGTGACAGTGACGGTCCGGTACCAGCCGGATCTGGTCCGCGCGACAGTGACGAACGACCGGCCCGACCGTGCCCCCGACCCGGACCTCGCCGCCGCCGGCGAGGGTGCCGGCCTGGCCGGCCTGCGGAGTCGGGTCGACGTGCTGGGCGGCACCCTGACCGCGGCGGCGACCCCGGAGGGCGGCTTCGCGGTGCGGGCGACCCTGCCCGGGTACGTGCCGACGAGCGTGCCGCGATGATCCGGGTCCTGCTCGTCGACGACGAACGGATGGTCTGCGCCTACCTGCGGACGATTCTCGAAGCAGCACCGGACGTCGAGGTCGTCGGCGAGGCGTACGACGGGGCGGAGGCCGTGGAGGCGGTGACCCGCTACCGGCCGGACCTGGTCCTGATGGACCTGCGGATGCCGGGCGTCGACGGGCTCACCGCCATCGAGCACCTCACCCGGTCCTCGGCGCCACCGAGGATCGTCGCGCTGACGACGTTCGACCTCGACGAGTACGTGCTGCGGGCGATGCGGGCGGGTGCCGTCGGTTTCCTGCTCAAGTCCACGGCGCCGGAGGACCTCGTCATCCTGGTGCGGGTCGCCGCCGCCGGGCACACGGTGCTGTCCCCGACGGCGACCCAGCGGCTGGTGTCGAATCGGCACGACGGGGAGCGGGTGCGGGAACTGGTCGCCGCGCTCACCCCCCGGGAGGTCGAGGTCCTCGGCTGTCTCGGCGCCGGCCGCTCCAACCAGCAGATCGCCCGACGACTGTGCCTGTCCGAGGCGACGGTCAAGGGGTACGTTTCCCGACTGTTGGAGAAGCTCGGCTGCGACAACCGGACCCAGGCGGGTCTGTTGGCGCACCGGGCCGGTATCCCGGCGAACTGAATGCACCCGACGCACCGGTCACCGATCGAGTCTCGGCAACCGGTGCGAGGCGTGGGCGAGCGCCGCTCAGGCCCATCGCACCACGTCCGCGTGGTCCAGCCGCGGCAGGCGCGCGTACCAGGGGTCCTTGCCGGGGTGGCCGATGTTGACCACCAGGATCGACCGGAACCGGCCGCCGGGGAAGAATTCGGCGTCGATCCCGGCGGCGTCGAAGCCGCCCATCGGTCCAGCGGCCAGGCCCCGGGCGCGGACGGCGAGGATGAAGTAGCCGGCCTGCAAGGTGGCGTTGAACGTCGCGGTGTCCTGCCGCTTGGTGTCGTCCGCGTCGAAGACGTCCTTCAGCTGCGGCTTGTACGGCAGGACGGCGGGGATGTGCTCGTGGAACCGGGTGTCTCGGGCGAGCACGGCCACTCCCGGAGCTGAGAGCGTCTTGGCGCGGTTGCCCTCGTTCATGTGCTTCACGAGGCGCTCGCGGCTGTCGCCCTGACGTAGGTAGAGCACCCGCAGCGGTTGGGTGTTGGCCGAGGTCGGCGCCCAGCGCGCCAGCTCCCAGATCTCTGTCAACTCGGCGTCGGTCACCGGAGTGTCCGCGAACGTGTTGGCGGTGCGAGCCTCGGTGAACAGGATCTCCAATGCCCGCTGGTCGAGCCGGTCGAGCCGCCGGTTGTCGTTCGAGCCGGTCTGCGTCATGTCAGCCTCCGTTTGGTTAACGTGTCAACCACACTGTAGGTCGAGACTGGTTAACACATCAACCATCTGCCGTCACCTCGGCCTGTGAGCCGCGCCTCCATCGGGGTCGGGAGCGGCTGTCGAACCGCGCCCGGTGGGGTGCGACGACCGGGTATGCGGAAAGCCGGCCCCGACTTCGCTCGGGGCCGGCTTCTCGGTCCGGGGTCTCTAGTTTTCGGTCGTCGGGCGGGTTGCCTGCTCCAATGCCGTCAGTCGGGCCCGAATCTTGTCGGTGATCGTGGCAAGAGTGCGCACTTCGTCCGGCGAGAGTTGGTCGATGACGGCGTCCCGTGCGTCGGAGACGTGTTGGCGCGCCGCGACGGAGATCAATTCGGTGCCCTCGGGGGTGATCGCGACGACCGCACCGCGTTGATCGGTCTGTGCGCGCTCCCTGGTGACCAGGCCGCGTCCCTGCATGCGGGTGAGGTGCTGGGAGAGTCGGCTCTTCTCCCAGTGCAGCAGATCTCCGAGTTCGAAGGATCGCAGCCGCCCCTGCGGAGCCTCCGACAGGTGGGCCAACACTTGGTAGTCGGCGTGGGAGAGGCCGCAGCGCGTGCGCAGTTGCCGGTCGATGAAGGCGGACAGGGCGTGCTCCACGTCCATCAGGCCGCGCCAGGCCCGCTGCTCCCGGTTGCTCAACCATCGCGGCTCCGTCATGTACGCCACCCTATCGCTGGTTGACGTGTTAACTAGATGCGACCTCGATTCCGGTTCACGCGTTAACTTGATGGCGCAATCGTGGACCGTGCGATCAGTGGCCGGGTCATTGACGCCCTCCTGAGGATCTCGCCCGGATCAGCTTTCTGCACGAGGTCGAGACGCCGGACGCCGAGTGGTTCGGGTTGGCGATCGAACACCACGCCGACTGCGGTTCGGGCTTCTTCCCCGTTGTTGCGTGGGTCACCAGGGGATGACGCCCCGGGCGTCGAAGAATCCGCCGCTGGGACCGTCTGGTCCGATCTGGGCCATCCGTACGATGATTTCGGCGCCCTGCTCGATGGTCTGGTGGCCGGCGTGGAAGTTGAGGTCGGTGGCGGTGAAGCCGGGGTCCACGGCGTTGATCCGGATGCCCGGGTACGCCTTGGCGTATTGGACGGTCAGCATGCTGACGGCTGCCTTGGATGCGGGATAGGTGATGTCGGGATAGAAGTGGGCCGGGCTTTCGGGGTTGCTGAGTTCGCGCATCAGTGACGCGCCGCTGCCGACGTTGACCACGGCCGGCGCGGCGGAGCGCTGCAGCAGGGGGAGGAACGCGTGCAGCATCCGGATGGGCCCGAACACGTTGGTGTCGAACACCCGCAGAGCGAGGTCGGCGGTCACTTCGGCGGCCGGGATGAAGCCGCCGTCGGCCTGGCGTGGTTCGATGCCGGAGGTCTGGCCCGTTGAGGACGTGCGACCCGCCCAGCAGGGTGACCCGCGAGCGCCACCGGCCACCGGTGGCGCTCGCACCGTCCGCTCAGATGACCGGCCAGCGGTCACACCACGTCGCCACGCCACGGATCGACCGGACCCTGCGGCTGTCCCTGCATCGCGCGGCGAAGCGTCACCGGCATGCGCGGGGCCATGGTTCAGATCGGCGGGTGCGCGTTACGGTCAGCGGGTGGCGATGCTGGTCGTGGTGGCGGCTGTGGTCGTCGGCGGTGCGCAGGCCGCCGGCGGTGACCCGTCCGCTCCGGGCTGGGTCCCCGGTGCCGCGATACTCCTCGCCGCCACGGGCACGCTGTACTGGCGTCGCAGCCGACCGGCATTCGTGCTCGCTATCACCGCCACCGCCGCGACCACCTACTACGTACTCGGTTACCCCCTGGGCCCGGAGCCCGTGCCGTTCGTCGTGGCGCTCTACGGGGCGGCCGCAGCCAACCGGCGGACGATCGCGCTCGCTGCGGTTCCCCTCGCGATCGGGGTGGTGCTGACCGCCGATGTCGCCGCCGGCCGGGCACCGGAGGGTGAGGACCTGGTGGCGGTCACGGCCGTCCTGGTCGCCGCGGTCGGGCTCGGTGAGCTGGCTCGGTCGCGCCGCGCGCAGCGGCACGCGTACGCCGAGCGCGCCGTAGCCCAGGAGCGCCTGCGGATAGCCCGGGACCTGCACGACACGCTGGCGCATCAACTGACCGCGATCCGCGTCCAGGCGGGGGCGGCCCTGCGCAAGCGCGACAGCCGACCGGACATCGCGTATCCCGCCCTGGAGTCGGTTCGCGAGGTGGCCGGGGACGCGCTGCGGGACATCAGGGCTGTGCTGGGTGCCATCCGCGTCGACACCGCCGATCCCCAGGAGGCGATCCGCGCGTTGGGTGCTCGGACCGGGCTCACGGTGACGATGACGGTGTCCGGCGCGACCGCCGCGCTGCCGCCCGACGTGGACGCCGCGGCGTACCGGATCGCGCAGGAGGCACTCACCAACGTCCGCCGGCACGCGGACGTGACGGAGGCTGAGGTCCGGCTGCGGTATCTGCCCCGCCATCTCGAAATCGAGGTGCTCGACCGGGGCGGCGGCGCAGCAGGCAGCGAGGGTCGGCCCTCCGGCGGGCACGGAATCGCTGGAATGCGGGAACGCGCGACGGTGCTCGGTGGACGATTCAGCGCCGGGCGGCGTCCTGGTGGTGGGTTCCGGGTCTGGGCGATGCTTCCCCGATGACCAGCATCGTCATCGCCGACGACCACCAATTGGTCCGGTCCGGGCTGCGGGTCGTCCTCGACGAGCCGGACCTGACGGTGGTCGCGGAGGCCGCCACCGGCGTCGAGGCGGTGCGGTTGGCCCGTCAACACCGGCCCGACCTGGTGCTGATGGACATCCGTATGCCCGAGCTGGACGGCTTGGAGGCGACCCGGCAGATCCTCGCCGACCCGGTGACGGCCGGCGTCCGGGTGGTCGTCCTGACCACGTACGACCTGGACGAGTACGTGTTCCGGGCGTTGCGCCTGGGCGCCAGTGGCTTCGCCCTGAAGGACCTCGACCCGGATCAGCTCGTCGACGGTCTGCGCGCTGTCGGTCGCGGCGACGGCATGCTGGCACCCGCCGTCACCCGCCGGCTCATCGCCGCCTTCGCCCGCTCGCCGTCACCCGAGGGCGGGCGCCTCGACCTGGCCCGACTGACGACGCGGGAGCGGCAGGTGTTCGACCTGGTGGTCGCGGGCCGTGACAACGGCGACATCGCCGACGCGTTGGGAATCACCCCGGCCACGGCCCGCACCCACATCAGCCGGCTGTTGGCCAAGGTCGGCGCGCGGGACCGCGTCAACCTCGTGATCATGGCGTACGAGTCAGGGTTGGTGCTGCCGGGCATCGGGTGAAACTCCGGGGCGGGCGCAACATCCGCGTACACCGGGATCCGACCCGGGACCGATTCGGCCGGCCCGACCGGCGCACAGGATCGGGCCATGGACATCGCCTACCGCATCGCACTCGTGCTGGGACCCACCGGTTCGGCGCTCGCCACCTACCTCTGGACCGACGGCCGCTACGGCGCCACCGGCGGAGCGGTCCTCGTGCTCGCCATGGTGGTCTGGACCTACGGACTCATCGGCCTGCTCGACGCGGTCCGGCCGCGCGCGCCCCGGTACGCCGCCGTCGCGCTGCCGGTTTTCCTGTATGGCGCGATGGGTGGCGCGGCGTTCGGTTTCCAGGGCGTCTTCGAGGACATCTTCGACCAGTCCGCCGATGCGTCCCTCGCCGCGCTCGCCGCGCACCCGTTCGCCGCGAACCTGCTGCTGTGGATACCCGGCCCGGTGATGCCGCTGAGCCTGTTCGCTCTCGGCATCGCGCTCGCCCGCACCCACCTCGTACCCCGGTGGCCGGCGGCCCTGCTGTGCGCCGGCGCACTCGCCTTCCCGCTCAGCCGCATTCCCCGCATCGACACGGTCGCCTATCTGGCCGACGCCCTGCTCATCGTCTCGTTCGCCGCGATCGCCTGGTTGTTGCCGCCTGAACGGCATCCGACGTCGCACGTGGGGCCGCGTCGCAGTCACGGGCGAGGCTGACCCGGGACCGCGGCGAGGTCCGCACGCCGCTCGCGCTGAACCCGGTCGACCTCAATCTGCGGGTACGCCGGTAGACGCGCGGATCGAGGCGCGCGTGCGGTACCTCACGACACGAACTCCGGGTCCGGCTGGTCGGTCGGGAGAAAGGCGGCCGGCACCGGGAACCGCATCCGGCAGACGATGGCGTCGGTGTGCCGGCGTACGGCGTGTTCGAGGACCGTGCCGCGGTTGTTGCGCAGGATCCGTTCCCACCGCCGGGCCGGGTCCACCTCGGGGATGATGACGAAGACGTGCCGCCCCGCGTGGTGCCGGCGCAGGTGTTCGGCGAAGGGCCGGCCGAGGTCCCGGTCGGTGGACTCGACGACGGCCAGCGGCACGTGCGGGTGCCAGGTCTCCCACTCGGCGCGGACCCGCTCGCCGGCCGTGGGTTCGTCGGCGTGTGTGACGTGCACGGCGGTGATCTCGTCGCCGAGGGAGAGGGCGGCGTCCAGGGCCCGGCGGGTCAGCTCGGAAACACCGGCCACCGGGACGACCACGATCGACGGTCCGGGCCGTGGGGCCGCCGGGGTCCGTCCGAGTTGCAGGGTGCTGCCGAAGCGTTGGTACGCGCGGTGCACCCGCTCGAACGCGAGCACCAGCAGGGGCAGCGCCACGGCGATGAGCCAGGCGCCCTCGGTGAGCTTGCTCGCGGTGGTGACGATGGCGGCGGCGAGGGTCAGCAGGGCACCGAAGCCGTTGAGCGTGATCTTCCACTGCCAGCCCGGCCCGCGCTCGATCAGCCAGTGCCGGACCATGCCGTACTGGGCGATGGTGAAGCCGACGAACACGCCGATGGCGAACAGTGGCACGAGGGTGTTCATCTGCCCGTCGGCGGCGACGAGGAGCACGGCGGAGACGGCGGAGAGCGCCAGCACACCGTAGCGGTAGACCTGGCGGCGGGCGCGCAGCGCGAAGACGTGCGGGAGGTAGTTGTCCTGGGCGAGCAGTTTCGCCAGCACGGGCAGCCCGCCGAAGGAGGTGTTGGCGGCGAGCGCCAGGAGCACCATCGTGGCCAACTGCACCAGGTAGAAGCCGAACCCGTGCCCGAGCGCGGCGTCGGTGAGCTGGGCCAGCACGGTGACCCCCTCGACGGGGTGGATCTGCAGGCGGCTGATCAGGGTGGCCAGGCCGATCAGCATGATCCCGAGCAGCGCGCCGAGCGCGACCTCCGCGCGCTGCGCCCGGCGTACGGCCGGCTCCCGGAACGACGGGACCGCGTTGGCGATGGCCTCCACACCGGTCAGCGCGGCGCAGCCGTTCGCGAACGCCTTGAGCAGCAGCAGCGCCCCCACCGCCTGCAACGGGCCGGCCGCCGGTCGCGCCTCGGTGACGGCGGCCGGTGTGTCGCGCAGCAGCCCCACGACGATCACCGTGAGGATGGCGCCGACGAACACGGCGGTGGGCAGGATGAACACCCGGGCACTGGTGGCGATGCCCCGCAGGTTCACCAGGGTGATCAGCGCGAGGACGACCAGGCACAGCTGCACCGGGTACGGCAGCAGCGCCGGGAACGCCGAGGTCAGCGCCGCCACCCCGGCGGCGACGGAGACGGCCACGTTGAGCACGTAGTCCACCACCAGCGAGGCCGCCGCCACCAGGCTGGTACGCCGCGACAGGTGCCGCTTGGCCACCGCGTACGCGCCGCCGCCGTCGGGGAAGGCGGCGATCACCTGTCGGTAGGAGAAGACGAGCACCGCGAGTAGTCCGGCGATCGCCAGGGTGACCGGCAGCGTGAAGCCGAGCCCGACACCTCCGGCGGCGGCGAGGACCAGCACGATCGCTTCGGGGCCGTAGGAGACCGATGCCATCGCGTCCAGTGACAGGGCAGCCAGCCCGCCCAGCACGGACAACCGGTCGCGGCCGGGGACGGCGGCGTCGGAGCCGCGTGTGCGCCGCCCGGAGGTGGGGCGGGGCCTTGGATCGTCGCTGGTGGGAGCGATGTCGTGGCCACCTGGGGTGACCGAGGTCGAAGCGTCCTGCATGGGGCCCAGGATGCGTCGCCGATGGCGGGCGCAGCGGACTCGCATACGCATCCTTGACGGGCCGCCGACCGATTTCTATGCCGTCTTCACGGTGCGGCGGCAGCCGCCGGAAGCGATGTGGTCCACGTCCGCGGTCGCCGTCACGGCGGCGTCAAAAGTTGGGCCCGGGTCGTACCGGCTGCGTGAAAATCGTCGACGGTGCCCCGCCTCCGGGGGTGACATGGCGACGAGGGCACGAGACACGGGTCCTCACCGTCGCAGGAGGCGCGTGGTGACAGTCGATTCGGATCCGTCGGCCCCGACCGGCCGCCAACCGACACCGACCGGTGTCAGTGTCGCGGCAGGCTGGGCAGTGATGATCACCGCGGCGTTGCTCGCGGCTGCGGTCTTCCCGCAGACGGAGCCGCCGGGTCGGATGCTCGTGATGGCCGTCGCGGCCGGCGTCTTCGCGTCGGTGGTGGCGGACTGGCGCGCCGTGGCCGCGGTCACCGCGCTCGGGATGGCTACCTACGTCGGCTTCCTCGCCAACCAGTTCGGCGACCTGACCGCCACCGCCGACGCCTGGACGTACGCGGTGGTGATCGGCTTCGCCGGCGCGCTCGGCAGCGGCTACCGGTTCATGCGGTCCATCCAGGGCTCGACCGACGACGAACCTGCCCGGGAGGCGGGAGTGCGGCCGTTCACCTACGGACCCGAGTCGGTGGTCTCGCCGCCGGACGCCCCGTTCGGTGGCTCCCGTGGAGCGTGATCGCCGTCCCACCAGCGCCCTCGATGCTCCGAGCGGCGAGACGTTGCCGCACGCCACCGACGGATTCCTCTCCGTCTGTGTGGAACTGGTGACCGGGCGCGGCCGGGACTGGTGGCCGCGCCCCGGCCGGGTCTTCACGGCCCACCGAGGGCACACCTTCGCCGAGTTGGCCGAGGCGATCGACGTCGCCTTCGGTCGTTGGGACCTGGCGCACCTGCGCATGTTCGTCCTGCCCGGTGGTGAGGACGTGAGCTTCTCGAGCTGGCGGGACGGGCCGGCCTTCCCCGGCACCCGCGACGGCCGCCGTACCCGGCTGGACGTGTTGAGCGACGACGCGGCCTTCGCGTACGTCTTCGACCTGGGCGAGGACTGGACGCACCTGTGCACCGTCCGGCGCCCCGAGCCCAGCGCAGTGGCGTCGCAGCCGTCACAGCCGCCCCGGCCTCACCGGGGCTGGGGCGACCTGCCCGACCAGTACGGGCGTCACCATGCCGACGACGGAATCAGCGCCGCGGCGCCGCGCGCGTCGTCGGCGCTGCTGTCCGACCTGCCGCCGATCCTGCCCTCCTGGGGCGCTCGGGACGGTCGGTCGCCGCATCGGGCCGGCAGCACCACAGGCGTCGCCGCCCCGAGCCGAGGATGACCCGGTTGCGGCTGCCCGTTGCCGTGCCGGCCACCTCGGAGGGCCGCTCGGATGACCCGGGTTCTCGTGGTCGACGACGAGCCGCAGATCCTGCGGGCCTTGCGGACCGCTACCGGCCCGGATGGCCGTGACTGCCCTGCGGTGCTCGCGTGACCCGGATGCGCCGGACGGCCCCGGCATCGCCGCGTCGCCGGTCAGGGGCGAGCGAGGAGGTCAGGCCGGGGACCGCTCGCGTTCGCCTGAGGGGCCGCGGGCGGGGTCAGGCCGGCGGCTCGGCAACCGCTCCAAGCATGGGGGTGACGTGTGCTGTCAGCAGTTGTGGGTCGGCGTCGCGCAGCGCCCGAGTGCCGATGATCCGGCGCATCAGCCACACGCCGGCGAGTAGGGCCAGTCCGAGCTCGGCCCGTTCATGCGGTTGAGGGCCGTGAAGGGCGTCGGCGAGTCGGGCGCCGACGTGTTTCTCGATGCCGGCCCGGATGATCTCGGCGGCTCGGGGGTTGGCTGCTGACTTGAGCATCAGCTCGAACGGCCCGAGGTGCTCGGCGTCCGGTGCGGTGCGAGCGACAAGGGCGTGTGCCACCTCGGCTGCGAGATCGACGGGATCCCGCGGCACCATGGTCGGCTCAGCGAATGAGACATCGACGACCTCGGCGAACAGTCCTTCCTTCGAGCCGAAATAGCGGTTCACGAGCATCGCCGTCACTCCGGCGTTCGCCGCGATCTCCCGCACGCCTACTCCGTCGTAGCCGTGCCTGGTGAACGCCGTGATCGCCGAATCGAGGATCGCCTGCCGGGTATTCCCGGCATTGCGCCGCCTGGTCGTGGGATGTCTCATACCGTGCAAGTCTACAGGCGGCAACTTAATGCCGTAGTCTACGTGTGTAGACATAGCCACTGCGGTTAAGGGAGTTCCCATGGATCTGCAACTGACGGGGCGGCGCGCGTTGGTCACCGGGTCGACGTCTGGGTTGGGTGAGGCCACCGCTCGGCTCCTCGCGGCCGAGGGTGCGGAGGTCGTCATCCACGGTCGCAACGCCGAACGTGCGCAGGCGCTCGCCGAATCGATCAAGAGCAACGGCGGCACAGCGTCATTCGTGGTAGGAGACCTCGCCACCGACGCCGGTGCCGACCAGGCCGCCGAGAGTGCTCTGGCCGGTGGCGTCGTGGACATTCTGGTCAACAACGCCGGCTCCTACGCGCACCTCGACTGGTCGGCGGCCAGTCCCGACATCTGGCTGGACACCTACAACATCAACGTCGTGTCGGGCGTGCGGATGATCCAACATCTCGTGCCGGCAATGCGGGAGCGAGACTACGGGCGGGTCGTCACCATTGGTGGAGGGCTGGGCGTGCAGCCGTTCAACAACCACCCGCACTACAACGCCTCGCTGGCCGCCCGACACAACCTCGCTGTCTCCCTCGCCCGCGACCTGACCGGCACCCGGGTCACCTCCAACGTCGTGGCGCCCGGCGCGATTCTCGTCCCGGCCGTCCAGGATTTCCTCACCAAGCTCTCGCCGGAGCGTGGCTGGGGGCAGACCTGGGAGGAGATCGAGTACAACTCGGTGCGGGAGATCGTGCCCAACGACCGGGTGCGCTACGGCCGACCCGACGAGATCGCCGGGGCAGTCGCCTACCTGTGCAGCCCGTACGCCGAGTACATCAGCGGCGCCACGATCCGCGTCGACGGAGGCACTGTCCGCAGCGCCTTCTGACCTGCGGCCTCCACCGGCCGCCGCCCAGCCTGATCGGTGCGCGAGGCACCTGCGTGGAGCGGCGGCCGGCGTTCGCCACGAGAGGAACAGACAAGGAGGGCAACATGGTGACCCACGCCCGCGTGCGGCTTGGCGGTTCACCGCTGTCGGTGCGTCCGATCGGGCTCGGGCTGATGGGAATGTCGCAGTTCTACGGCGCCGCCGACGACGACACGTCCATCGGCACCATCCGCGCTGCGGTCGACATCGGCGTCGACTTCTTCGACACATCGGACTACTACGGCGCCAGCAGCGCCAGGCCGGGAGCGCCGGTGGCCGGCTTCGGCCACAACGAGCGTCTGCTCGGCCGGGCGCTGTCCGGCGGCCGGCGCGACAAGGTCGTGCTGGCGACGAAGTTCTCGGCCCGCCCGACCGCCGAGGGCCGCAGCTACTTCGACGGCCGACCGGAGTACGTCCGACAGGCCGTCGAGGCCAGCCTGCGGCGGCTCGACACCGACACGATCGACCTGTACTACTACCACCGGCTCGACCCGAGCGTGCCGATCGAGGACACCATCGGCGCGATGGGCGAGTTGATCAGCGCCGGCAAGGTGCGTGCCATCGGAATCAGCGAGGTGAGCCCGGACATCCTGCGCCGGGCCGCCGCGACGCATCCGATCGCCGCACTGCAGAGCGAGTACTCGCTGTGGGAGCGCGGCGTCGAGACCGAGGTCCTGCCGGAGTGTCGGCGGTTGGGCATCACGCTCGTGCCGTACAGCCCACTGGGCCGCGGTA
This window harbors:
- a CDS encoding response regulator transcription factor, which encodes MIRVLLVDDERMVCAYLRTILEAAPDVEVVGEAYDGAEAVEAVTRYRPDLVLMDLRMPGVDGLTAIEHLTRSSAPPRIVALTTFDLDEYVLRAMRAGAVGFLLKSTAPEDLVILVRVAAAGHTVLSPTATQRLVSNRHDGERVRELVAALTPREVEVLGCLGAGRSNQQIARRLCLSEATVKGYVSRLLEKLGCDNRTQAGLLAHRAGIPAN
- a CDS encoding malonic semialdehyde reductase, which codes for MTQTGSNDNRRLDRLDQRALEILFTEARTANTFADTPVTDAELTEIWELARWAPTSANTQPLRVLYLRQGDSRERLVKHMNEGNRAKTLSAPGVAVLARDTRFHEHIPAVLPYKPQLKDVFDADDTKRQDTATFNATLQAGYFILAVRARGLAAGPMGGFDAAGIDAEFFPGGRFRSILVVNIGHPGKDPWYARLPRLDHADVVRWA
- a CDS encoding MarR family winged helix-turn-helix transcriptional regulator, which codes for MTEPRWLSNREQRAWRGLMDVEHALSAFIDRQLRTRCGLSHADYQVLAHLSEAPQGRLRSFELGDLLHWEKSRLSQHLTRMQGRGLVTRERAQTDQRGAVVAITPEGTELISVAARQHVSDARDAVIDQLSPDEVRTLATITDKIRARLTALEQATRPTTEN
- a CDS encoding SDR family NAD(P)-dependent oxidoreductase is translated as MRAPPVAGGARGSPCWAGRTSSTGQTSGIEPRQADGGFIPAAEVTADLALRVFDTNVFGPIRMLHAFLPLLQRSAAPAVVNVGSGASLMRELSNPESPAHFYPDITYPASKAAVSMLTVQYAKAYPGIRINAVDPGFTATDLNFHAGHQTIEQGAEIIVRMAQIGPDGPSGGFFDARGVIPW
- a CDS encoding sensor histidine kinase: MLVVVAAVVVGGAQAAGGDPSAPGWVPGAAILLAATGTLYWRRSRPAFVLAITATAATTYYVLGYPLGPEPVPFVVALYGAAAANRRTIALAAVPLAIGVVLTADVAAGRAPEGEDLVAVTAVLVAAVGLGELARSRRAQRHAYAERAVAQERLRIARDLHDTLAHQLTAIRVQAGAALRKRDSRPDIAYPALESVREVAGDALRDIRAVLGAIRVDTADPQEAIRALGARTGLTVTMTVSGATAALPPDVDAAAYRIAQEALTNVRRHADVTEAEVRLRYLPRHLEIEVLDRGGGAAGSEGRPSGGHGIAGMRERATVLGGRFSAGRRPGGGFRVWAMLPR
- a CDS encoding response regulator transcription factor, whose protein sequence is MTSIVIADDHQLVRSGLRVVLDEPDLTVVAEAATGVEAVRLARQHRPDLVLMDIRMPELDGLEATRQILADPVTAGVRVVVLTTYDLDEYVFRALRLGASGFALKDLDPDQLVDGLRAVGRGDGMLAPAVTRRLIAAFARSPSPEGGRLDLARLTTRERQVFDLVVAGRDNGDIADALGITPATARTHISRLLAKVGARDRVNLVIMAYESGLVLPGIG
- a CDS encoding APC family permease — its product is MQDASTSVTPGGHDIAPTSDDPRPRPTSGRRTRGSDAAVPGRDRLSVLGGLAALSLDAMASVSYGPEAIVLVLAAAGGVGLGFTLPVTLAIAGLLAVLVFSYRQVIAAFPDGGGAYAVAKRHLSRRTSLVAAASLVVDYVLNVAVSVAAGVAALTSAFPALLPYPVQLCLVVLALITLVNLRGIATSARVFILPTAVFVGAILTVIVVGLLRDTPAAVTEARPAAGPLQAVGALLLLKAFANGCAALTGVEAIANAVPSFREPAVRRAQRAEVALGALLGIMLIGLATLISRLQIHPVEGVTVLAQLTDAALGHGFGFYLVQLATMVLLALAANTSFGGLPVLAKLLAQDNYLPHVFALRARRQVYRYGVLALSAVSAVLLVAADGQMNTLVPLFAIGVFVGFTIAQYGMVRHWLIERGPGWQWKITLNGFGALLTLAAAIVTTASKLTEGAWLIAVALPLLVLAFERVHRAYQRFGSTLQLGRTPAAPRPGPSIVVVPVAGVSELTRRALDAALSLGDEITAVHVTHADEPTAGERVRAEWETWHPHVPLAVVESTDRDLGRPFAEHLRRHHAGRHVFVIIPEVDPARRWERILRNNRGTVLEHAVRRHTDAIVCRMRFPVPAAFLPTDQPDPEFVS
- a CDS encoding TetR/AcrR family transcriptional regulator, with translation MTTSAPSAARSRAVASPNPDVDPVTNARRPVSCRSMGTPLTAVAMSTHVDYGIKLPPVDLHGMRHPTTRRRNAGNTRQAILDSAITAFTRHGYDGVGVREIAANAGVTAMLVNRYFGSKEGLFAEVVDVSFAEPTMVPRDPVDLAAEVAHALVARTAPDAEHLGPFELMLKSAANPRAAEIIRAGIEKHVGARLADALHGPQPHERAELGLALLAGVWLMRRIIGTRALRDADPQLLTAHVTPMLGAVAEPPA
- a CDS encoding SDR family oxidoreductase, translating into MDLQLTGRRALVTGSTSGLGEATARLLAAEGAEVVIHGRNAERAQALAESIKSNGGTASFVVGDLATDAGADQAAESALAGGVVDILVNNAGSYAHLDWSAASPDIWLDTYNINVVSGVRMIQHLVPAMRERDYGRVVTIGGGLGVQPFNNHPHYNASLAARHNLAVSLARDLTGTRVTSNVVAPGAILVPAVQDFLTKLSPERGWGQTWEEIEYNSVREIVPNDRVRYGRPDEIAGAVAYLCSPYAEYISGATIRVDGGTVRSAF
- a CDS encoding aldo/keto reductase; its protein translation is MVTHARVRLGGSPLSVRPIGLGLMGMSQFYGAADDDTSIGTIRAAVDIGVDFFDTSDYYGASSARPGAPVAGFGHNERLLGRALSGGRRDKVVLATKFSARPTAEGRSYFDGRPEYVRQAVEASLRRLDTDTIDLYYYHRLDPSVPIEDTIGAMGELISAGKVRAIGISEVSPDILRRAAATHPIAALQSEYSLWERGVETEVLPECRRLGITLVPYSPLGRGMLAGRFGPGTTFDDRDFRSTLPKFQGDNLASNATLVETLSAFASARGHTPGQVALAWLLAQPHDVAPIPGAKHIDYVRQNAAATSVPLSRDDVMYLGGVFAPTRVRGDRYGDPLAPTSSTEGPS